From Triticum aestivum cultivar Chinese Spring chromosome 7B, IWGSC CS RefSeq v2.1, whole genome shotgun sequence:
gagtattatggGGATAACAGCCTGTTTCGAAAGAGAACAACTCAACCACAAAATCAGTCAACCGCTTCACGTAAGAAAAGAGGAAAAATATACTATTTTATTCTTTATATTACGGCTTGGTCCTATTATTTTTCCAGGCCTCTCACCATTTTCTCCTTGTTTTTCCAAAAGAGAAGCGAAGTTATTCTTCTCTCTCGCGGTCAACAGTCAAACCGCCTTGCCCCTCACGGTCATCTCTCCCGCGGTATAAAAATGGCCAAGAACCGCCGGAAGCAGCAGCccagctcctcctcctcacttCACAGCAGGTTCATCTCCACCCCGTCAGTCAGGCGGCAGCAATGGCGGAAGAGGGGAACGGCGCGGGCAGCGGCGGGCGCGGCGTCCCGGTGTGCGTCACCGGCGGCGCCGGGTTCATCGGCTCCTGGCTCGTCAGGAAGCTGCTGGAGGCAGGCTACACCGTCCACGCCACCCTGCGGAGCGTCGGTACGCGCATTCCACTAATTAACTCGCCGTAGGTCATATGGCTTGTGGCCGCGTGTCTGATTCGCCGGCTCTGGCGCCGCCGGGCTTATCCGATCTGGTTGGTGTGGTTGTGGTTGGCTGCAGCGGACGAGGGGAAAGCGGGGCTGCTGCGGCGGCTCGTCCCCGGCGGCGCGCCGCCGGATCGGCTGGTGCTGTTTGAGGCCGACCTCTACGACGCCGCCAGCTTCGCGCCGGCCATCGCCGGCTGCCAGTTCATCTTCCTCGTCGCCAACCCCTCCGCGCACGGGGCCGCCGCCTCCAAGGTCAGTCAAACTGAAACTGAAATTGGAAATCCCCGCGCTTCGATCTGTCATCAGTGTTTGTAGCGTAGAAAGATTCGATTGATGTCCGGTATCAGTTCTTGATCCGGTTGCTGATCACGAACTGAATCACATGGAATTTCTGAGATCAATCGGGGGGAAAAGCATAGGGCTGTGCACAAATACAGTTTCAGAGTTCAGACTGTTAACTTATTCAGAGTCCACCAGTCGATGCTGATTGAGTCATttgcagtggcggagcttcatgggGGCCAACCTGGGCGGTGCCCCCCCCCAGCCCAAGAAAAAAACACCTACTACTCATTAGTTTTTCTGTCATATGTTCATTAAAAACAGCCTAAATCTCATAGTTTTGCCCCTCCTTAGTACAAGACTTCGGCGGAAGCCGCCGCGGACGGGGTGCGCGTCATCCTCGGGCTATGCGCGGAATCTAAGACGGTGAAGCGCGTCATCCACACCGCCTCGGTGACGGCCGCTTCGCCTCTAACTAAGTCCTCCAGCGCCGCGGCCGCGGTGTACAGCGATTTCATCTCTGAATCTTGTTGGACTCTGCTGGATGTGGATTACCCTCTTCGGAGCGTGCATTTCGATGTAAGTGGTAGTGTTCTTCTTGTCCTTCAAAGTTCAAACTGAAGCATGGATTCATGATCTGTACATCAGATGCAAAATGCCAATCTTATCACCTACAGATGTataaattcatagcaacatcatcaTAGTGACAGTGCTGGGTGCTCATCTGCAGAAGTACATAGAGTCAAAGGTCCTGTCAGAGAAGGAGCTCCTAAGCTACAACGACGGTGAGAGCCCGGCGTTCGAGGTGGTCACCCTGGCGTTGGGCCTTGTCGGGGGCGACACAGTGCTCAGCCACCTCCCAGAGACGGTGGAGAGCATGGTGGCCCCGGTAACCAAGCAAGGGCCCTACTTCATGCTGCCGAGGATCCTGCAGAGGTTGCTGGGCTCGCTGCCGCTGGTGCACGTCGACGACGTCTGCTCCGCGCTCATCTTTTGCATGGAGCAGCCTGCCCTCTCCGGTCGGTTCCTCTGTGCCGCCGCCTACCCGACGATCCACGACATCCTAGACCACTACAGCAGCAAGTACCCCCACCTTGAAGTCCTCAGAGAGTAAGTACCGAGTTCTTCCCCTGCAACAAAGAATTATTATACCCcggcaaaaaagaaaaaggaattatTATGCATTCCATGGGTTCATCGTCGAGCTTCACATGAAATTCGGCGACATCCATGATCATGTGTTGCGCTGCTGCAATCGGCTGACTTGCTGAATTGGTGCATGACAGGACTGATGATGTAGCCAGGGTGCAACCCGAGAGGAACAAGCTTGGGGAGCTGGGCTTCAGGTACAAGTACGGGGTGGAGGAGATACTAGACGAAAGCATCGACTGTGCTGTGAGGCTGGGCTCCCTGGATGCATCCAAGCTCATCGTCCAGCAGGAGTGATGAACTCAATGGTGTGTAGGGCAAGTGATCATAGTATGTTCTTTACTTGTTCATTATTTTACAGTACCACATGTATTACTAAAAGAAGAAAAACGATATATAAATAACAGAGATGCTTTGTTATTTACTGGCAGCTTAAGGTTAgcttgttctttgatttttgctctgGAAATCTGTACACATTCATATCATCGCTGAAATCTTTGGATTTTCCATGTAACCTAATACACGAGCTAAGCATATAAAGGCACAAGTATTTATCACGTCAAAGAGCTATAAACCAGCACATTTACCATGCTCATGTTCAACTTGTTTCTACCCGAAAAATGGGAAGCCCTGGACACGAAAAACAGCAGGAAACAGAGACCCATGCAATACTCCCAACTCCAGATTCTTTCTTCAGTCACAAAACTGTGTTAATTGGTAACAGGTATAGTAGTATTACTTTAGGAGTTATTATGGCCGAAATGCACACTGAGCAACTCCAGTTGGCTGACTGGCAATGCGATATAGCTCCTGATCTTTTCCTGCTTGCTCGCAAGAAGAATATCTCTGTTGCATCTGCCATCGTCCAGGGGACTTGGATGGTTGGTCTGCGGTGCATCTCCAGTGCTTTGCAGCTTCGTCAGTTCATTGGCTTGTGGACTGCCAACCTGCAAATACAGCGCTAGTTCTGCCTACCTCCAGCAATACACAGGATGCTATGCGGCTACAGAGTTTCAGAAACTGTAAGCCTAAATGCCGTTTCTTCATGTGGCGATGGCTTTGGGAGAGAAACCTCACCACCGACAACCTGCAAAAGAGAGGTTGGCCAGACAATGGGGAGTGTAACCTTTGCGATCGAGAGGAAGAAACCCCAGGTCACCTGATCCTGCACTGCACCTTTGCCCATCAGGTATGGCTACTGATCACGGACTGACTGGCTCTGCCGGCGGCGTCCCTCCTGCAGAATGACTCCAGATGCTCCCAGGCATCTTGGTGGCATGATGTTGCCTCCCTGCTCCCCAAATACCACACTTCAGTGGCAATCTATGGTTCTTGGCACATCTGGAAAGAGCGGAATTGGCGTGTTTTTGACAACTCCTCCTGCACTGCCGAGCAGGTTCTCGGCATGATCAAGGCTGTTATGGTAGAGGCTCATTCCTGCATCACATGGGACACCTTTGGCGAAAATGAGCCGGATCCAGAACCGGATTAGATTTGGCAGTCTCAGTTTTTCCCTTTGGCATTTGGGAGCCACAATCCCATCTCTTTAACTGAACTTCATTGCTTCTCTTTCTGAAATGCATCGGCAGTACACCTGAGCACCAGATATGAAACTAACATTTGGACAACAAAAAATGCAATGGCTAACTTTTCGGAAGTGCATTCCTGTCAGACCACGATTGAACAACAGCGATCCGTAGTACTAATACTAGCATAACAGACAGATACTCACTGTTCAGAACATTAGCAAACTGAAAGTAAATTTGGGCAAACAGGAGGGAACATTACAGAAGTTATGGTAGTAGCATACTAGATCGATACTCCATATTTCAGAATATTAGCATGATATGATGTTCCAGATGACGGTAGTGCTGATGCAACCATCCAAAATGTCCGGTTCAACCGCTAGTAGTAACAAGTAAGTACCGAAGTTCTTTCTTTGGTCATAGGGAATACTGAAGCAACAAACATACACAAAACTGTGTTAATTAATAAagtgctagatacatctatttgagcgacaagtaattctgGACAGACGGAGTATTACTTTAGGAGTTACAATCGCATTGCACATTGAGCAGCAGAGATCAAACTAACAGTCTATGAATCAAGGAAGAGATCCAGAATAACATTTCTACAACAAAAAATGCAGTGGTAAGTTTCAAGGAAATGATGGAGTGCACTCCTCTCAGACAAAAGAATTCCTTCACTCAAAGAGCATGACCAAGACTGAACAACGCAATCAGTAGTGATAATACTAGCATAACAGACATATACTCCATATATCAGAGAATTGGCAATCTGAAAGCAAATTTGGGTACAAATTTGGGCAAGAACACTACAAAAGTCGTTGTAATAGTAGCATACTAGATAGACACTCCATAGTTTAGAACATTAGCATGATATGATATTCCAGACATGATAACAGGCACCAAAAGATGACGGTGTGGTGTTACTGCGACCATCCAAAATGTCCGGTTCTACCACAGTACCACTAGTAGTAACAAGTAAGCGGAGCTAAGATATACTTCAACGTCGTAGTGTGACACATATTCATCGCAAAACTGGACCAGCAGTTCACGGTCGTTGAGCACGTTCATTCCACGGAATATTGCTGTAGTTGACTCCGGTGGGTgtgttgtttcctttttcttctccttcATGATCCGGTTTAACACAAATGGCCGTGATGCCGCCATCGCTGCCGCGTCAATCCGGTACTTGAGGTCCCAGATTTCGGCCTCGTAGTCCTCCATTGCCCAGACAtccagggcagtgaatcggcaatCGTAGATGCACAAAGCAAGATTCCCCTCCATGTCGAACAACTTCTCGAGATGCCCCGGACTGCGCATACACCGGAACGACTCGGCTGCTGTGTGTCAAACACAATGATGTCTGTGCCGCCTCCCATCACGTCACAGACACCGTCAGGGTTACAGTGCATGTTGCCCCGGTGGTCGACCAGCGGACGGTAGAAGCACAACTTTTCCTCTTGAAAAAAGAATTTTTTTCTTCCATAGAAGTAtaaatttgcttctcgtggaggcacatatTTTCTTTCTTCCATAGAAGTACAATTGTGCCTTTCGAATAAAATACGTATTTTTTCTTTCTTCCACAAAAAGTACAAATTTGCTTCCGCAGGAAGCATAGTCGTGCCTCTCGAAAAAAAATGTTTTTACTTCCATGAGAAGCACATATTTCCTTGTCGCGGAGGCACAAATTTCCATCCGCGAGAAGCACTGAAATTTTCTCAGCGGAGGAAAAAACAATTAGGCCTGGGGAGCAGCCCTGATAGGTGTTAAATATATCCAGTGATGGTGGAGCTAAATCAGCAGGTTTTATATATGACCCAAGGTATATACTTATACCAGACAGTACAAAATAATCTTGCGTATTCTAGAAAAGCAAAAAAACCGTACAGATACGACTTAGAATTCTCATCAGAAAATGGTATTACTACTTCAACCAACTTGTTAGTGGCTTTCTCTTTTTAGAAGTTGAACTCTAGACCTGGCAAAAGTCATACCCTTTCTTATAACAGGGCTACGTCCTAATCGATTGTATCATGCTCTTTCAGATTGAGGCACCTCTAATGTAATCCCTGTCCACAGGAAGGAGGACTTTCACAGAAAAACAGAAGTGTCAGCCAAACCAAGCTAGTACACCATCCAGCGAGCataaaacaaaggaaaagaagtAGGACGTACCTCTCTCTTTAAATAAATATCCCACCTATCAAACTCAAGCAAGAGTCGAACAGCTAGTTTTTTATGGCCATGGAACCGGCTGGGACAGTCAAATGAGCTAAGCTCCTATGAATGAAACACCTGTCCTGCTAAGCCCAAACTCTAATGTGCTTGACTTGGAAGTAGGCCACTCTTTCACTGTGAGGGTCCGCATAATTGTAGGATTATATGGATATCAGTGCTTTGGTTAGATGCGTGGGGCAGAGGGCTCGTAGTACCCCCTTTTCTTGGCTTCGGTAACTAGTCGGTCAGTACGTGCCAACTGCAAAAAATCGGGGTACGACAAAGGTTCCCTGATGGCAGTTGTTGTAAAGTTGCAACAGTCAAATGAGCTAAGCTCCTGTGAATGAAACACCTGTCCTGCTAAGACCAAACTCTAATGtgctttttttttagaaaaggaggatgtatccccggcctctgcatcttaACCATGCATGCAGCTATATTATTAATTATTTACAAAGACCATACAAGGTGATACATTAATAatcctgaagccaccatcttggcaatgctattgctactcctatccccttaatgaaggtgtgccgaatgtccgggcctaataccaaacggACATCGCACTaaaacctaacatctaaagccgggtgtctcatccaagCCACTACCCGGATTGGGTCCCATCCCGGTCTGGCACACTCCAGTGAGCACCACACGCTGCAAGGGTCGTCACCGCCATCATCCCTTGGTCCATCCTCAGAGCAGAACTGTTGTACCAACCTTGCCAGGCCTCTCCGTCATCAACGCCACCATGGCGCCAGATAGCTTCCTCCTCCTGCGCACGTCCATCCAGACACATCCGTAGTCGAGAATCAGCTACACCATGCCGCCAATACTCGCCGTTTTTCGACGCGGTAGATCCAACGCTGCTCCACCTGCCGACCTCCACACTGTCGCCGTTGCAGGAACTGTCATGCAGAGCCCACCACCCACAGTAGCTCTCCCCCGAACACCCAagcctcccaagacggcgcctccatggaggacACAACGCtaagggcgccgccgccgcccaatctaagacggattttggactttcgtccgggaGTGGGTCAGAGGTGGATCGGAGGGGACCTCAGCTTCACCTCCAAGGAGGGTAACGACGGCAAAGCTGTCGCCAATGCCAAGTCAAGCTAgccgaccaaagtttcctccggtcccaATCTGTACCACCAACCTCTCTCTGCTCCGGATCTGGCCAAACCGAAAAACCAAACCATCCGGAGAAGAAAGCACCATGGGGCGACTCTGGTGCAGATCCGTCCGGGCTCTAGATCCAGAGAATCCAACCTGGGCAACGACGAGTACCACCACCCCGCACTGGCCGCTGGCGTCCAAGCGCCAGATCGCAAAAGATCTGACCCAAACGCGACAGCTCACGCAGCCACCAGTTCCTAGCGCTCCCGCAGCCTCCAATCCGCGTTGCAAGCGTGGACTCTAGCCATCGGCGCGTCATGCACGCCGCCGCCAGGATCCGCCTGCAGCGCCGCCGAACCCCACGATAGTCCGGCACCGCTTCACGCACAGGCCGTCCCGTGCCAGCCAGATCGCGCGTAGGGGAGAGAtgccccgccgccgcccttgccggcCAGGCTATGCCCGACGGCCCTGCTGGCGGCGACGAGGGTGAGGGAGGCAGGGGAGAGACACCCGACGGCGACTGTTGCTAGGGTTTCCCCCTGGCCGCCCACTGGGGCGGACGAGGGGGTTACAGGGGTTGCCCTACTGTGCTAACTCTAATGTGCTTGACTTGGAAGTAGGCCACTGTTTCAATGTGAGGGTCCGCATAATTGTAGGACTATATGGATATCGGTGTTTTTATTCAATTCCCGCTGGTTAGATGCATGGGGCAAAGGGCTCTTAGTACCCCCCCCTTTTCTTCATACAACCTTTTCTTCACTTCGGTAACCCGTTGGTCGGTACGTGCTAACCCCAAAAGATCGGGGTACAACATAGGTTCCCGTAGATTGCTTCAGAGGTGCCATCCCAATGTTAGACTGATGgcagttgttgtaagcaaactcgacTAATGTATCTCTATGCCTATTTAGTAGGCCTGCTCATTGATGCTCTTTGGGCCGATTGTATCGGAGCGAGCCTCGGCCCAGGTCAGCATAGAATGGGGGGGGGGCTAATGTTGTGTTGGCCGGGTTGCGGGCGGATAAAAGCGGACATGGGGACTTGGGTCGGGGCACATCGTAACTAAGAGAGCCTTTCCATTTAGTGATTCTTCCTACAGAGGGAACTACTTGCAAAGAATAACCTTTCGACCGGCGAGTAAAAGAGACAAAGGTCCCTAGCTCGGCTCTTTTAGAACCAATTTTCATCTTTCCATTGACAGCAGCAGCAGCGAAGAGCTCCCCTTCACTAGGTATGGCTTTTTGGGTTCATAATGGTCGTCTAGGAATCGAAGGGAACTACTATAGAGAGTGGAATAAGCTAAAGGCATAACAACTACGAGCTTTTCTTTGGATAACCTTAATCACACCAGCTTTTCCTCATGACCAGCTAGCGACAAGAGAAAACGAACAACCTCAAAAAAATATTTGAGTTACCATGTTTAATTGTTATTTTAATTTTCAAAGTAGAGAGTGGAATAGAGATGCTCATAGTCTAGCCAAGTTTGCATATTCTGTATGTCAAGGACGCCATTTGTGGCTCGGTCAGCCCGTGATCCGAGATGTATTCCACTATGTGTGGTTTTTTTATCAATAAACTTCGTTCTACCCCTAAAAAAAGATTTGTCTAAAAAAAGCTAAAATAAAGATTAGAGAAAACGAACCGGCTGCCCCTTTGCTTGGATGAACCTGACGAAGAGGAACTGTACCTGCCGACGCTGTCATGCCCCACTGGCTCCTTCCCGAGGCGACCCGGCAACCCTGTTCGCCCTACCCAGCTTGTCCCCTGCGATCCCCTTCTGCTGCTGGCAGCCCATCCCTTCGCGGCTGCCCAACCATGTCCGACGAGGGCGCGCGGCGACGACCCCGGTGAGGCTGCAGGAGTGCAGGCTGCACCGTGGCGGGCGGGGAGGTGACCCCGACAACGCGACCTTACACGCAGAGGAAGAGCGGCAGAGGCAGTTTACGGCAGAAGCAGTTTCTGTCAAAGGTACCCTCTATCCAAATCCTAATTTTTCTTTCTAGATGCCACTGTATGTTTGATGATAATCTTTGATTCTTATTGCTTTCCGCTTTTCAGCATATACATGGAAATTAATTTAGGCATTTAGTAATTTTTGTTGCTATAGAAGCAAGACATTGACATCTTCTTTTCATGTTCAAACCAGGAGATCCCGGGAAGTAGGTCCTTCAACTCGAACAACTGATAATATCCTTTGTATTGCAGCTCAACTCAAGTCAGGTGATATTGAACCAGACTTGGTAAGAGAATATCAATTGATGATTTGGACGCTGAAAGGATTGATATagtggggtgaataggcaactaacactttttattcttttctttaccaatttaaactttgcatcaaagtaggttgtctagatatgcaactatgtgagcaacctatatgatgcaataacaactagcacataagcaagcaagggaaacaatacaaataagcttgcacaagtaaaggcacgagataaccaaaagtggaactggtggagacgaggatgtgttactgaagttccttccttttgaggggaagtacgtctccgttagagcggtgtggagggacaatgctccccaagaagccaccaggGCTACCGTATTCtgctcacgccctcacacaatgcgagatgccgtgattccactattggtgcccttgaaggcggcgaccgaacctttacaaacaaggttggagcaatctccacaacttaatgggaggctcccaatgacaccacgaagcttcaccacaatggactatggctccgaggtgacctcaaccgtctagggtgctcaaacacccaagagtaacaagatccgctagggattagtggggcgaatcaaatttctcttggtggaagtgtagatcggggccttctcaaccaatcctgagcaaatcaacaagtttgattggctagggagagagatcaggcgaaaatgaagcttggagcaacaatggagcttagggttggaagaggtagtcaactagaggaagaagacaccccttatatagtggagggacaaatccaaccgttatccacttaaccagcctgtgacttgcggtactaccgctccagacaagtggtactaccgcaagggctcacagtactaccgtggcaggccgcggtactaccgttgcTACGGCAGGCGCTAGCCCAGGCCAGAGCCGCAAGGGCTAAGGGCGGTACttccgctggcgcggtactaccgctcccccttgcggtactatcgCAAGGCTGGAGTGGGCTAGTCCTGGGAAGGGCACGGATGAAGAAAAATACATCCGCGCCTACTTCCGCGGAAAAACAAATGGAGCAAaagtccgacacggtactaccgcgcctggcgaGCGACCGCGTAGggagcagatgtaaaaaattacatccgcccctacttccgctcgtgttGCGGAACTAggtctgaggccacggtactaccgctccttaggagcggtactaccgtgggcacctacggtactaccgcaacggCGTGCGATACTACGGcgggtgcctgcggtactaccgcttctaggagcagtactaccgcatgccacagaccagcaacactaggaatccttctttTTGCAAAAAGAAGATAACAGAGGATGCTCCACAGAGCAAAGGGATAGGCGGGAGaaggaagaaaacgtgtacgtgatgattccacccgaacctttccaacacgga
This genomic window contains:
- the LOC123159144 gene encoding putative anthocyanidin reductase, which encodes MAEEGNGAGSGGRGVPVCVTGGAGFIGSWLVRKLLEAGYTVHATLRSVADEGKAGLLRRLVPGGAPPDRLVLFEADLYDAASFAPAIAGCQFIFLVANPSAHGAAASKYKTSAEAAADGVRVILGLCAESKTVKRVIHTASVTAASPLTKSSSAAAAVYSDFISESCWTLLDVDYPLRSVHFDKYIESKVLSEKELLSYNDGESPAFEVVTLALGLVGGDTVLSHLPETVESMVAPVTKQGPYFMLPRILQRLLGSLPLVHVDDVCSALIFCMEQPALSGRFLCAAAYPTIHDILDHYSSKYPHLEVLRETDDVARVQPERNKLGELGFRYKYGVEEILDESIDCAVRLGSLDASKLIVQQE